In Humulus lupulus chromosome 7, drHumLupu1.1, whole genome shotgun sequence, the following are encoded in one genomic region:
- the LOC133791918 gene encoding uncharacterized protein LOC133791918 encodes MIPALEDLASQYHRKSDFVNLGDSNEHNDERNTLPDLFAEAEKELYFGCTTFSILTFIVNLMHIKVMCGWSNKSFDLLLDLLSKAFPKDNKIPRSYYDAKKMLRDLGLGYETIHVYEYDCALFWKENKNAERCPICGHERYKFQGTKGKKIPHKKMQFFPITPRLQRIFMPRHTSSDMRWHKEESVDTECVLRHPADAEVWKDFDRQYPDFSKESRNVRFGFATDGFNPFGDLSNSYSMWPVLLMPYNMPPWRCMKREFLMVALLIPGRHALGKDIDVYLQPLIDELKELWENGVRTFDIIDKEYFTMRAAILWTIHDFPAYGTVSGYSTQGYKACPVCEDDTSSFRIRGKTCFIGHRRYLCLNHQWRNDMEYDGTIKRRSPPRVLTGDEILDKLKGILKCRAGKNDKIIKDDKKQMKDAYYENNTNWRRKSIFWEFEYWPKLKLRHNLDVMHIEKNICDSVVGTIFSIDGKSKDTEKARLDLQDLNIRKQLHMKNKGNKWFKPVACYTLSAKERQEFCTFIKSIKFPNGYAANISRNVNMKDRKLFGLKSHDCHILLQRLLPIGLRPYLKKKVMDVIAELSLFFKKLCARTLYVKDLDDLEKGIVLTLCKLESIYPPAFFDVMIHLMVHLPLEAKLGGPVQMRWMYSIEREVGHLKKYVKNKARPEGSIAEGYIITEALNFCSMYLHGMETRFNRPDRNPDYLGIRKQSTLSTFNMPTRPFGRQSSITLTQDQQNQVQWYILNNCPELEPYLTEHRLFLQSQGIPDINQVQKNEFSTWFENKIKKMNETISGKAQEDLYAIAMQPSFLVCTYAGCMVNGVRYHTKSRDERLLTQNYGVHIEAEYDGNICDFYGVINEIWEFEDEPFVLANQVSLVFYLDDIKKSKDNKDWKVVQKVNHRHIWDIPSKPMDGEVDDEDPTINNSEAY; translated from the exons atGATACCAGCATTAGAAGATTTAGCTAGTCAATATCATAGGAAGAGTGATTTTGTGAACCTTGGAGATTCAAATGAGCACAATGATGAAAGGAATACATTGCCTGACTTATTTGCAGAAGCAGAAAAGGAGTTATACTTTGGATGTACAACGTTCTCAATCTTAACATTTATTGTTAATCTAATGCACATTAAAGTGATGTGTGGTTGGAGCAACAAATCATTTGATTTGTTGCTCGACTTACTTTCGAAAGCATTTCCCAAAGACAATAAAATTCCACGATCTTATTATGACGCTAAGAAAATGTTACGTGATCTTGGTTTAGGGTACGAAACTATTCATGTATATGAGTATGATTGTGCTTTATTTTGGAAAGAGAATAAAAATGCTGAAAGATGTCCTATATGTGGTCATGAACGATACAAATTCCAAGGAACTAAAGGCAAGAAGATCCCAcacaaaaagatgcaatttttTCCTATAACTCCACGACTACAGAGAATTTTTATGCCACGCCATACATCATCTGATATGAGGTGGCATAAGGAAGAAAGTGTTGATACAGAATGTGTACTTAGACACCCGGCAGATGCAGAGGTGTGGAAGGATTTTGATAGACAATATCCAGATTTTTCAAAAGAATCTAGAAATGTAAGGTTTGGATTTGCAACAGATGGGTTCAATCCATTCGGTGATTTATCAAACTCGTACAGTATGTGGCCAGTGTTACTAATGCCATATAACATGCCGCCATGGAGATGCATGAAACGAGAATTCTTAATGGTGGCATTATTGATTCCGGGACGTCATGCTCTAGGAAAAGACATAGATGTCTATTTACAACCTCTGATCGATGAGCTGAAGGAACTATGGGAAAATGGTGTACGTACTTTTGATATTATTGATAAAGAATATTTTACAATGCGTGCGGCAATATTGTGGACGATccatgattttccagcatatggtactGTATCTGGGTATAGCACTCAAGGTTATAAAGCTTGTCCTGTTTGTGAAGATGACACATCTTCATTTCGAATAAGAGGAAAAACATGTTTCATTGGTCATCGTCGATATTTGTGTCTGAACCACCAATGGCGCAATGATATGGAGTATGATGGTACAATCAAAAGGCGTTCACCTCCAAGAGTTTTAACAGGAGATGAAATCTTAGATAAATTAAAAGGTATATTGAAATGTAGGGCAGGTAAAAATGATAAGATCATTAAGGATGATAAGAAACAAATGAAGGATGCATATTATGAAAATAACACGAACTGGAGGCGAAAAAGTATTTTTTGGGAGTTTGAATATTGGCCTAAATTAAAACTAAGACATAATTTGGATGTGATGCATATTGAGAAAAATATATGTGATAGTGTAGTTGGTACAATATTTAGTATTGATGGGAAGTCTAAAGATACTGAAAAGGCAAGACTTGATTTACAAGATTTAAATATTCGTAAGCAGCTACACATGAAAAACAAGGGAAACAAATGGTTCAAACCAGTAGCATGTTATACATTATCAGCGAAGGAACGACAAGAATTTTGTACGTTCATAAAGTCTATAAAATTTCCTAATGGATATGCTGCAAATATTTCTCGGAATGTTAACATGAAAGATAGAAAATTATTTGGGTTGAAAAGTCATGATTGTCATATTTTATTACAGAGGTTGTTACCTATTGGTTTAAGGCCATACTTGAAAAAGAAAGTAATGGATGTTATTGCTGAGCTGTCATTATTCTTCAAAAAGCTATGCGCGAGGACATTATATGTGAAAGACTTAGACGATTTGGAAAAGGGCATTGTACTCACGCTGTGTAAATTAGAAAGTATCTATCCTCCTGCCTTCTTTGATGTGATGATTCATCTTATGGTTCACTTGCCATTAGAAGCTAAGTTAGGTGGTCCAGTACAAATGCGATGGATGTATTCAATCGAAAG GGAAGTaggtcatttgaaaaaatatgtgAAAAACAAAGCTCGACCTGAAGGTTCTATTGCTGAAGGATACATTATTACTGAGGCACTAAActtttgttcaatgtatcttCATGGAATGGAAACACGCTTTAATCGTCCTGATCGCAATCCTGATTACCTTGGAATTAGAAAACAATCGACACTGtcaacattcaacatgcctacaAGACCATTTGGAAGACAATCATCTATCACACTAACTCAAGATCAACAAAACCAAGTTCAATGGTACATTTTGAATAATTGTCCTGAGTTGGAACCATATTTAAC AGAACATAGATTATTCTTACAATCTCAAGGAATTCCGGATATCAATCAAGTGCAAAAAAATGAATTTTCAACATGGTTTGAAAATAAA ataaaaaaaatgaatgaaacaaTATCTGGTAAAGCACAGGAAGATTTGTATGCAATTGCAATGCAACCAAGTTTTTTGGTTTGTACATATGCTGGTTGTATGGTTAATGGAGTTCGATACCATACAAAAAGTCGAGATGAAAGACTTTTAACTCAAAACTACGGTGTTCACATTGAAGCAGAATATGATGGAAATATATGTGATTTTTATGGTGTCattaatgaaatttgggaa TTTGAAGATGAACCATTTGTTCTTGCCAATCAAGTAAGTTTGGTTTTTTATTTGGATGACATTAAAAAAAGTAAAGATAATAAAGATTGGAAAGTGGTGCAAAAAGTAAATCATCGTCACATCTGGGATATACCATCAAAGCCAATGGATGGTGAAGTTGATGATGAAGATCCAACTATCAACAATTCTGAAGCATATTAA